cagattatttaaaatattaagtttCCTATCATTGTATTCAAGATGTGCATGACCTTTTGATATTGTTGGATTGAATTTGGTTCAGTCAGTACTTATagcaaattaaattatttaagagtaacagcaaaacatgtaatgtataaattaagtgtttatttgatcagaatggataaaaataaatatctgtACATTTTCAGTTCTTAGTTCATGAtctttatacaaccccaattccaatgaagttgggacgttgtgtaaagcataaataaaaacagaatacgatgatttgcaaatccttttcaacctatattcaattgaatacactacaaagacaagatatttaatgttcaaacagataaactttgttttttgcaaatattcactcattttgaatttgagttgggacaggggcatgtttaccactgtgttacatcacctttccttttaacaacactcaattagcgtttgggaactgaggacacaaattgttgaagctttgaaggtggaattttttcccattcttgcttgatgtacaacttcagttgctcaacagtccagggtctccgttgtcgtatattgtgcttcataatgcgccacacattttcaatgggagacaggtttggactgcaggcaggccagtctagtacccgcactcttttactacgaagccacgctgttgtaacacgtgcagaatgtggcttggcattgtcttgctgaaataagcaggacgtccctgaaaaagacgttgcttggatggcagcatatgttgctccaaaacctgtatatacctttcagcattaatggtgccttcacagatgtgaagATGCTGTCGTAACACGTGAGTGCAGTGTGAAGGCAGTTCATAGGTCTCAGGAGTCAGGATATTTCCCTGAGGATTCTGGGTGATGGAGTCCGAGTGAGTGTCAGAGCCTGAGGGATGCTTGACAGTAATTCGTTATGACACCCAACACCGCTTCTCTAAGGACCTCATCAATGAATGCCTGAAAAACAGAGGTGGCGATAGAGAGGCCGAAAGCATAACCAAGTATTCACAGTTGAATATATGTGTCTAGGGCTTTCTCCTCCTCTTGGGTCAGGGGATAGACTATTGCCTTGGGCAAAACAAGATTCTCAATCAGCTCTATAGGACAGTCATATGGTCTGTGAAGGGGCAGCGTAGTAGCTCTTACTCTTACAAAAAACTTCTTTATGATCGGAATATTCAGGTGAAACGTTAAAGGTGGTGATACGCGGCGGcacttcccaactgcatgtttgactTCAAAGAGAGCATACAGTAATTAGTactgtttaattgtatttagtGCTGCtcaatgtgtgaaatgttgaatacagATCcctatatttcacatttttgagagtattttttttaatgtggcactattttgccctgcgatggactggcgacctgtccagggtgtatcctgccgtCAACCAGATGACCGCTGGGActcccccatgaccctgagggagaagtggctgtgtgtgtgtattatatttttacctTATTGCCCACATCTAACTGTTCTCTATGAGGAACCAAATAATGACTTCAGCATCTTAAATTATCTTATTGTACTGTATAGAGGAGCAGGGGGCACAAGCAAACGCATTTTGAGTTTTGTGGAATAATTTTAGCAAAATTAATACTTTTAATATGAACAACCTGCATGTGACATTGCTAACAAAATGATCACATGTGGTTTTTACTTTATCCGGTATAACTACATagaaaaatgttacattttaccctGTTACTTTGTGCTCTGGACTTTTATGAATAGTGAAATGTCTGAGAttgcatttctttctgttttacaactcacacagacagacactgagGTTGTGATATGAAATCCATGTTGTTGTCTCAACAGCTGCTACATTTGAAAAGTTAAATAATGATCAGAATTTCTTTCTATTTTCAGGGAATAACACTGAAAGGAGTGGATGCAACAGACTGGCTACAGTGTGGCTTGGGCTGCTCTGCATTGTCCTTCTGGTTGCCATCATATTTCTGACTATAGAGCGAGAGCAATTACAGACCAGTAACACCAACTTAATTACAGAAAGAGACCAGTTAAAGACCAGCAACAACAAACTAatcacagagagagaccagttacagaccagttacaccaacctgactattGAGAGAGACCaattacagaccagttacaccaacctaaTCActgagagagaccagttacagaccagttacaacACCCTGACTGttgagagagaccagttacagaccagttacaccaacctgactattgagagagaccagttacagaccaggtACACCAACCTAATCActgagagagaccagttacagaccaggtACACCAAACTGACTGttgagagagaccagttacagaccagttacaccaacctaaTCActgagagagaccagttacagaccaggtACACCAACCTAATCActgagagagaccagttacagaccaggtACACCAACCTAATCActgagagagaccagttacagaccaggtACACCAAACTGACTGttgagagagaccagttacagaccagttacaccaacctacTCActgagagagaccagttacagaccagttacaacACCCTGACTGttgagagagaccagttacagaccagttacaccaacctgactattgagagagaccagttacagaccaggtACACCAACCTAATCActgagagagaccagttacagaccaggtacaccaacctgactgttgagagagaccagttacagaccagttacaccaacctaaTCActgagagagaccagttacagaccagttacaacACCCTGACTGttgagagagaccagttacagaccagttacaacAGTCTGACTGttgagagagaccagttacagaccagttacaccaacctaaTCActgagagagaccagttacagaccaggtACACCAACCTAATCActgagagagaccagttacagaccaggtACACCAAACTGACTGttgagagagaccagttacagaccagttacaccaacctaaTCActgagagagaccagttacagaccaggtCCACCAACCTGACTGttgagagagaccagttacagaccaggtACACCAACCTAATCActgagagagaccagttacagaccaggtACACCAAACTGACTGttgagagagaccagttacagaccagttacaccaacctaaTCActgagagagaccagttacagaccaggtacaccaacctgactgttgagagagaccagttacagaccagttacaccaacctaaTCActgagagagaccagttacagaccagttacaccaacctaaTCActgagagagaccagttacagaccagttacaacACCCTGACTGttgagagagaccagttacagaccagttacaccaacctaaTCActgagagagaccagttacagaccaggtACACCAACCTAATCActgagagagaccagttacagaccaggtACACCAAACTGACTGttgagagagaccagttacagaccagttacaccaacctaaTCActgagagagaccagttacagaccagttacaccaacctgactatagaaaAACAACAGCTACAGATTAAAATTTTGCAAATAGCAAACAAAAAGGAAGAACTACAAAGCAGCTACAACACTGTGAGAAACCAGATGGACCTTTTGCAGAAGGAGAAAAACCGAGTTCAGCAGAAGCTGAATGACATACGTGAGTAAATATCTTAAAGCTCTTAAGTGATGGTATCACTCCAGTGATGTTTCTTGATCAGGTCATGCCTTTGAGGAAACCAGCAGCCCTTGTTCCATCCATTTTAACATCATGACTTCCTGCCTTGTTTTTTCTGGAAACACACAGGACCTGCGTGATACTAGCTGCGCTTTTGGGAGTAAATGGTGGCTCTGGGTTTCAGCCCTGCAGCCTAAACGCTCGCAGTCCTACCCAGGGCTCTTATttttgttggaagaaaatcttgtatctcaatttttgttgttttttgttatcagtttttaaaataatttgcaGTTTGCAGTTTAATGCATTTGCCAATATTTACCCTTGATATAATACTGCTACATTAGTAAATAAGTAATTATCAGTAAATAAAAGGGAAATCCAAGTGACAATGTTATAAATTTGAAATATAGGACCATTAGCTTGGTGCAGACAAGATATAACATCTCTGAAGGGCACGAGCAAAAATCTACGTTAAGCTACACAATATGAATTAATATGGAATAATGAAATGTGCAGTGGGCACATGCTCATAATTACATGATGGTTATATGTCCGTGAAATAAAAGGGTATTGCAAATTttctgcacagacacacacatgaaGCAAAGTTGGAAATGTCTCTTAATTCTTTGTCTCAACAGGTGCACAAAATGAGATGGGATGGTTGTACTTCAGGTCCAGTCTTTATTACATCGCACTTGCTAATAAGAACTGGTATGATAGCAGACGGTACTGCAGACAGAAAGGTGCTGACCTGTTGATCATAAACAGCAGACTggaacaggtgagagagagagagagagagagagatgcttatatatatatatatatatacacacacacacacatacacacacacatatatatgtatgtatgtatgtatgtatgtatgtatgtatgtatgtatatgtatgtaaggCATTCCGAGTGATGTGAagtgaaatgctcttttctagagAAGAAAGAAGTCAGAATTGTTAGGattggaaccagatgtctgaagagccTAATATCTCTATAGGTCCCTCACAGAAATATAATTACTCAAATTGCTTGTACATGTCTATATATCTGAGACAATTAAGACAATAGGCCAGACTCATAAAACTTGGTAGTATTATGCAGCACTGCGAACAAGACCTGCACATGAAGCCACTGTGGCGGTCATTAATGCACTTTTTAATGCTGCATTATTGAGCCAATCATAAATCAACATGTAAATGAGAACAGGCCCCATCAGCCTTTTTCAATTCATGTAGACATTCATTTAagttttaagaattttttttaccCATACAATTCAAATTCTAATTACTATGGTACACAGTTTTAgctttttatacatattttccttggtcaaaaaagtacatttacacatgtgaaaattacattttcaactagtaaatgtaattgtttataTCAGGAATTCAGTTtgcatgttaaaaaaatgaataaaaaatccAGTAGAAGTATTACATTTCAATTAGTTAAAGGTAAGTTCTGACTAGTTAGAAATGAATTTTTAGtagtaaaaatgtcattttcacatctgtaaatgaaactgaaaaacaagattCCAGGGTATTATTATGTTTTGCAgattaagtcattttattaatcACTCCTGGTGCATTTAAATGATTGGAAagtgttgtttttaatgaagtaaaaACTACTCTCCACCTGATTTATAAAACCTTTGTCTGACGTGGAAAAAAGTGGAGATCTGAGCGCAAATGTGAATCCtcttcagtgcgtgaaatcaagcgccaacctaccagcacctcatttacatgtacCACACGCTAATTCTTGCAGCCATTTCAGTAGGGAGCCAATAAAAAGACTGCATTTAGCGGTTCTGGCTGTGCTTGTAGGCCGGGTCCACTTGCACTTTTGTACTGAATGGCTATGTGCAAATCATTAgcattattgctgttttttattttgagtaattttattGGTATCACACAGGGTATTGACAACAGTTTTGGTTGCTTAAATGCACAAAATTTTTTTTGAGG
This Pygocentrus nattereri isolate fPygNat1 chromosome 22, fPygNat1.pri, whole genome shotgun sequence DNA region includes the following protein-coding sequences:
- the LOC119261970 gene encoding centrosomal protein of 135 kDa-like, with the protein product MEMRENICINTKIIAVSRPRSDDCGSLCEEILANEEKMKTHMNRSTKEPENSGNNTERSGCNRLATVWLGLLCIVLLVAIIFLTIEREQLQTSNTNLITERDQLKTSNNKLITERDQLQTSYTNLTIERDQLQTSYTNLITERDQLQTSYNTLTVERDQLQTSYTNLTIERDQLQTRYTNLITERDQLQTRYTKLTVERDQLQTSYTNLITERDQLQTRYTNLITERDQLQTRYTNLITERDQLQTRYTKLTVERDQLQTSYTNLLTERDQLQTSYNTLTRPVTDQLQQSDC